A window of Chthoniobacterales bacterium genomic DNA:
AGCACCTTCAGCTTCATCGGTTTCTCCTCGAAGTCGGAGAGGTAGATCGCGCCGGCTTCACGAACGATCGGGGTCGCGCGAAGCGATGAAAATCCCGCGGAGATCACCAGGATGACAAGAAGAGTAGCCCAGGTCGCTCCGGGGGCGGTGGGGAATTTCATGGACGCAACTTAGGCGCGGGGTGGTAGGATTTCCAGCATGCCTCATGGGCAGTCTGTATTATGAGCCACGACATTCAGGATTTTGTCACTCGCGGCGGGCAACGGGTGACGCCGGCCGCCATCGTTCGGCTGGAGCAGGAGTTGCCCCTTGTGCTCGCAAAACTCACGACGGCGGATCCTCCGCAGCAACCGCACCTCCTCGATCAGGCACAGTTCCTCGTGCGTTTCGTGGAGGATTGCCTGGAGAATCACTATTCGCCCGCGGATCTCGCGGCGCTCACGGAGTCCATCTTTGCGCTGATCTATCTGCACAAGGGCACGGACATCATTCCCGACGAAATTCCCGAGATCGGCTACGAGGACGATTCGGCAGTGATGCGGGCGGTCCTGCTCGGGCATCGGGCGGAGTTCGCGCGATTCGCCGGCCACAATGGCATGCCGGTGCCGTTGCCGTCGGTCGAGCCCTAGGCGCCGCGCAATTTGGGGAGCGATGCATCCGCGCATTGCCAATACCGGCTGAAACCTGCGATTTGTGGACCCCATGAAGCGGCTCCTGATTCTCACCGGACTCCTCGCGCTCACCGCCTGCGGCAAAAAGCCTGCCCTGTCGCCGGCCGTTGCTTCCCCGACTCCTGTCGCGGCCGCGCCGGCCGCGTCGCCGAGCCCGTCCGCACCTCCGCCTGCCGAGGTGGGCGTGGAGACCACGGAGCCCGTCGAGGCTCCCGCGCAGGTCGATCTCGATCCGAAAGCGGTGGAAAACCAGCGCGTGAAGGAGGAAGTGCTCAAGCGCATCGACCTCATGCCGGACCTCAGCGCCGATACGAAGGACAAGCTCTACGTGCAGGTCGATCGCGCGCGCGCCATGGGCAAGGTGATCACGATTCCGTTCCCCTCGGGGCGCAAGGCGCTGAATGCCTCGGAGATCGCGGCGATCGGTGAGAAGCTCCAGCTTCCGCAGGTGCGCGAGCTCACGGATGATCCGACGGTGATTTTTGTCGTGCTGGGATTCGCCGACAAGAAGGGCGATCCGAAGCAGAACCAGGAGATCTCGCTGGCCCGGGCGAATGCCGTGCTCGGCGTGTTGCAGAGCCGCTTCCAGCTCATGAACGTGATGCATTCCGTCGGCATGGGGAGCTCGGAAATGTTCGACGCGCAGAATCTCGACAAGAACCGCGTGGTCGAGCTGTGGGCCGTGCTGCCTTGAGCGAGGCGGGCGAGTCCGTCGCGGGGCCCGGGCCGGTTGCGCTGCGCGATGGTCTTGTTTTCGGACGTTCGGCCGAAGCGGACATTGTGCTTTCCGATCCATCGGTTTCCCGTCGGCACCTGGCATTGCGCGCGCTGCGCGATGGCTGGTGCGTCGAGGATCTCGGCAGCAAGAGCGGCAGCTATCTCAATGGCCGCCTCTTCCAGCGCGAACCGCTCGCTTACGGCGACATCATCGGGCTGGGGCCATTTGCGTTTCGCTTCGACGGCTGCCGGCTCGTGCCCGCGCAGGACGGGGCGGGAGCCGCCGTTCGGGCGATCGGTCTGACGAAGAACGCCGGGGCGACGCGCGTGCTCGATGGCATTTCGCTCGCGATCGAGCCCGGGCAGTTCGTTGGCGTGATCGGCCCGAGCGGCGCGGGAAAATCCACGCTGCTCGATGCGCTTTGCGCGCTGCGTCCGGCCGACGCGGGCGCCGTCTTCATCGATGGCCGCAGCCTCTACGAGAATACCGGCCTGCTGCGTGACGAGTTCGGCTACGTGCCGCAGGACGACATCGTGCCGCTCGA
This region includes:
- a CDS encoding YkvA family protein encodes the protein MSHDIQDFVTRGGQRVTPAAIVRLEQELPLVLAKLTTADPPQQPHLLDQAQFLVRFVEDCLENHYSPADLAALTESIFALIYLHKGTDIIPDEIPEIGYEDDSAVMRAVLLGHRAEFARFAGHNGMPVPLPSVEP
- a CDS encoding OmpA family protein — protein: MKRLLILTGLLALTACGKKPALSPAVASPTPVAAAPAASPSPSAPPPAEVGVETTEPVEAPAQVDLDPKAVENQRVKEEVLKRIDLMPDLSADTKDKLYVQVDRARAMGKVITIPFPSGRKALNASEIAAIGEKLQLPQVRELTDDPTVIFVVLGFADKKGDPKQNQEISLARANAVLGVLQSRFQLMNVMHSVGMGSSEMFDAQNLDKNRVVELWAVLP